CGAGGTCGACGTGGTCGGTGCCCGTACCCCATACGGAGATCATGCGAAGACTCGAACAGGCGCCTCGGCGCTGGTCGCGCTGAGGACTGGTGGAAAATCGTCGGGAACGACGATGGGGCGCGCCGTCACGTCAGCTCGCGGCCGCGAGTCTCCGGAATGCCGGTCCACGCGATTGCGCCGAGCACGGTGACCGAGCCGAGCGCGCCGGCTTGAGTCTTCGTTAAAGACAGATCGCGAATGACATCCGGCTGCGTCAGCGAGAAGAGCATGACGTCGAAGGCGTCGAGACCCCACGCCATGGCCGCCGCGACGAACGCTCGCTTGGCGTCGAGCGTTCCTTCGCGCCACCAGCCGAAGAGGCCGGACGCCGCATCGTCCATCGCCGCCGTTGTTGTCATGGTGAGCGCCAGAACGTAGTACGCCGCTGCCGGTCCGGCTACGGCGCGACATTGCCTCAGCCCGGGCCGTCCGCCACATTGCGAATCCGCACACAACCCATCGCCTTCTACAACCGGCCAAGACCGCACATGCGAGTTGTTCGCCGCGCCCTCGTTGGCGCCCTCGTCATCTCCGCCGCCGCCGCCGTCGGCGCGCAGCAGCCCACCGCTCCCCGTTCGATCGCCTCGCAGACCTCGGGGCTCGAACGTCACGACGGCTTCATCCCGTTCTACTACGATGAGCGTACCGGCAAGCTCCTGTTCGAGGTTGACCGGCTCAATCAGGATTTTCTCTACCTCCCCACGCTCGCCACCGGGCTCGGCTCGGATGCGCTCGGCCTCGATCGCGGCACGACGGGCCCGGAGGCCGTCGTTCGCTTCGAGCGGTTCGGACCGCGCGTGCTGCTCGAGAGCCGCAACCTGCGCTTTCGAGGAACGGGCGACTCGCTCCAGGCATACTCCGTCGAGCAGTCGTTCGCCACGTCGACACTCGCGGCGATGCCGATCGTCGGCGAGGACGGCAACAGGTTGCTGGTCGATGCCACCGACTTTGCGCTTCAGGACGCGATGAACGTCACCGCGACGATTCTGCGGCAGCGACAGGGCACCTATCGCCTCGATCGCAATCGCAGCGCGATCTACCTGCCGCACACGAAAGCGTTTCCCAAGAACACTGAAGTCGAGGCGTTGCTGACCTTCGCGAGCGATGCGCCCGGCCGCGAGGTCGCGCGCCATACGCCGGACGCCGAAGCGCTCACGCTGCGCGAACACTTTTCATTCGTCGAGCTCCCCGACGCGAACTACAAGCCGCGTGCGTTCGATCCGCGCGTGGGCATCTTTGCGCTCACCTTCATCGATTTCTCCCGCCCCTTCACGGAGAAGCCGGAGGTGCGGTGGATTCAGCGCTGGCGTCTCGAGAAGAAGGATCCGTCGGCCGCGATGTCCGAGCCGGTCAAGCCGATCGTCTATTATCTCGACCCGGGCATCCCCGAGCCGTATCGTACCGCGTTCCGCCAGGGCGCCGCATGGTGGACGAAGACATTCGAGGCCGCCGGATTCAAGAACGCCTTTCTCGTCGAGGATCTCCCGCCGGGCGTCGATCCGATGGATGCGCGCTATTCGATTATCCAGTGGGTGCATCGAAGCGACCCGGGCTTCTCCGTCGGCCAGTCATTCACCGACCCGCGCACCGGCGAGATCATCAAGGCGATGCTCAAGATGGACACGTATCGCTCGATCACCGATTACAACATCTTCGCCGGGTTGGCGCCCGCGACGGAGTTCGCGTCCACGGACTGGATGGCATCGCTCGACCCAACGGTCAACGGGACCGAGTTCGCCATGTCGCGCCGCCGCCAGCACGTCGCGCACGAGATCGGCCATACGCTCGGTCTCGCGCACAACTACATCGCGCACGCGTATGGTCGCGCCAGCGTGATGGATTATCCGGGGCCGCTCGTGACGCTGCGACCAAACGGCACGCTCGACGTTTCGCACGCGTGGGTGACGGGCACGGGAGCCTACGACACGCTCGCGATCCGCTTCGCCTATACACAGTACCCGAACGCGCAAGCCGAGCGGGCAGGGCAGGAGGCGCTCGCGCGTCAGGCAATCGCCGGTGGCGCGCGCTTTCTCACCGATCGCGATGCCTCGGCGGGCGTGATCCCCGAGGTGACGCGCTGGTTGAACGGGACCGACGCGGTGAAGGAGCTCGCTCGCGAGAGCGCGGTGCGTGACGTGCTCATTTCAAAGTTCAATGAATCCGTCATAGCGCCCGGCGAGCCGATGTGGATGCTCAACGAGCGTTTCGTGCCCGTGTACCTGCACCATCGGTACGCGATCGAAGCGGCGACGAAGGCCATTGGCGGCATGGAGTACACCTTCGCGCTGCGCGGCGATGGACAGACGCCGGCGAGCGTGCTCGCGCCGGCGAAGCAGCGCGAGGCGCTGCGCGAGCTGATCGCGACGATCCAGCCGAAGGCC
The nucleotide sequence above comes from Gemmatimonadaceae bacterium. Encoded proteins:
- a CDS encoding zinc-dependent metalloprotease, with product MRVVRRALVGALVISAAAAVGAQQPTAPRSIASQTSGLERHDGFIPFYYDERTGKLLFEVDRLNQDFLYLPTLATGLGSDALGLDRGTTGPEAVVRFERFGPRVLLESRNLRFRGTGDSLQAYSVEQSFATSTLAAMPIVGEDGNRLLVDATDFALQDAMNVTATILRQRQGTYRLDRNRSAIYLPHTKAFPKNTEVEALLTFASDAPGREVARHTPDAEALTLREHFSFVELPDANYKPRAFDPRVGIFALTFIDFSRPFTEKPEVRWIQRWRLEKKDPSAAMSEPVKPIVYYLDPGIPEPYRTAFRQGAAWWTKTFEAAGFKNAFLVEDLPPGVDPMDARYSIIQWVHRSDPGFSVGQSFTDPRTGEIIKAMLKMDTYRSITDYNIFAGLAPATEFASTDWMASLDPTVNGTEFAMSRRRQHVAHEIGHTLGLAHNYIAHAYGRASVMDYPGPLVTLRPNGTLDVSHAWVTGTGAYDTLAIRFAYTQYPNAQAERAGQEALARQAIAGGARFLTDRDASAGVIPEVTRWLNGTDAVKELARESAVRDVLISKFNESVIAPGEPMWMLNERFVPVYLHHRYAIEAATKAIGGMEYTFALRGDGQTPASVLAPAKQREALRELIATIQPKALAVPERIVKMIPPSPNGFSGGWGFATTPAGIVYDPLAVARSLASNVADGILQPDRIERVIAFHARDAASPSADEVIGQLIAGVYTNAAAATAYERGVRRQARRAVVDALFALTTDQQSTADVRSAADDQLNRLAMRLSSAPSDDADDRSANAEVVRDVRNWLDRRIAPPKPTGVIALPPGTPIG